The following are encoded together in the Lathyrus oleraceus cultivar Zhongwan6 chromosome 3, CAAS_Psat_ZW6_1.0, whole genome shotgun sequence genome:
- the LOC127126457 gene encoding protein DMP9-like → MEQTQPEIGIKVYNVTPPPQEAVGAVTTQSSDPPEPGKKRRAIMAKGVQKTLSKTSLLGNFLPTGTLITFEMVLPSIYRNGQCTHIHTIMIHFLLIMCALSCFFFHFTDSFHGADGNIYYGFVTPKGLSVFKPGLAVSVPKDDKYKVGFQDFVHAVMSVMVFVAIAFSDYRVTNCLFPGHEREMDQIMESFPMMIGIVCSGLFLIFPTSRHGIGCMSA, encoded by the coding sequence ATGGAACAAACTCAACCAGAAATTGGAATCAAAGTATACAATGTAACACCACCGCCACAGGAGGCCGTGGGCGCCGTCACAACCCAGTCGTCCGATCCACCGGAACCCGGGAAGAAGCGTCGCGCCATAATGGCAAAAGGTGTTCAAAAGACCCTCTCAAAAACTTCCCTACTCGGAAACTTCCTTCCAACCGGAACACTCATCACATTCGAAATGGTCCTTCCATCCATCTACAGAAATGGCCAATGCACTCATATTCACACCATCATGATCCATTTCCTCTTAATCATGTGTGCACTCTCTTGTTTTTTCTTTCACTTTACAGACAGTTTTCATGGTGCCGACGGTAACATTTACTACGGTTTCGTTACTCCGAAAGGGCTCTCTGTTTTCAAACCCGGACTCGCTGTTTCGGTTCCTAAAGATGACAAGTATAAGGTAGGGTTTCAAGATTTTGTGCATGCGGTTATGTCGGTTATGGTGTTTGTGGCTATTGCTTTTTCGGATTATAGGGTTACTAATTGTTTGTTTCCTGGACATGAAAGAGAGATGGATCAAATTATGGAGAGTTTTCCAATGATGATTGGAATAGTTTGTAGCGGTTTGTTCCTTATTTTTCCTACTTCAAGACATGGAATTGGATGCATGTCTGCCTAA